A window of Rhabdothermincola salaria contains these coding sequences:
- a CDS encoding PaaI family thioesterase: protein MTSGERRDAGSATGQVGEHEATAGAAQAVRSLIEGLRVADAPAEVLEQVAGLAAEAAALLAPHRVEAMRMQGALYPEVMLGGGGPAGRDPAGFFPYSPVVGPLNPLSPPIVLTSDGERTTGTAVLGAPYVGPPDMVHGGNIALIFDELLGVTNVINGLGAFTGTLSVRYERPTPLGTELELEGWIDRVEGRKVFTVGTISHAGQVTARGEGIFIRTELSALDV from the coding sequence ATGACGTCGGGTGAGCGGCGCGACGCCGGGTCGGCCACGGGCCAGGTCGGCGAGCACGAGGCCACGGCGGGGGCGGCGCAGGCCGTGCGCTCGCTCATCGAGGGCCTGCGGGTGGCCGACGCGCCGGCCGAGGTGCTCGAGCAGGTGGCCGGCCTGGCCGCCGAGGCCGCCGCCCTGCTCGCCCCCCACCGGGTGGAGGCCATGCGGATGCAGGGCGCCCTCTATCCGGAGGTCATGCTCGGCGGCGGCGGACCAGCAGGGCGCGACCCGGCCGGCTTCTTCCCGTACAGCCCCGTGGTGGGCCCGTTGAACCCCTTGTCGCCGCCGATCGTGCTGACCTCCGACGGCGAGCGCACGACGGGCACCGCCGTGCTCGGGGCGCCCTACGTCGGTCCGCCCGACATGGTCCACGGGGGCAACATCGCCCTGATCTTCGACGAGCTGCTCGGGGTCACCAACGTGATCAACGGCCTCGGCGCCTTCACCGGCACCCTCAGCGTCCGCTACGAGCGCCCCACGCCTCTCGGCACCGAGCTGGAGCTCGAGGGCTGGATCGACCGGGTGGAGGGCCGCAAGGTGTTCACCGTGGGCACGATCAGCCACGCCGGGCAGGTCACCGCCCGTGGCGAGGGCATCTTCATACGCACGGAGCTGTCGGCCCTCGACGTCTGA
- a CDS encoding MarR family winged helix-turn-helix transcriptional regulator — MGLFTHLTRSALFLDALQEECLAPLAITFADYSVLRVLEYEGPKAALTPTRLADILVRTTGGMTKTIDRLERRGVVSRGPDPTDRRGVLVRLTPRGRRLCQRASDAYAVGRQRILAGLDDDEIERIDTALRHLVAVFEQDRRDRT, encoded by the coding sequence ATGGGCCTTTTCACCCATCTCACCCGCAGCGCGCTCTTCCTCGATGCCCTGCAAGAGGAGTGCCTGGCCCCGCTCGCCATCACGTTCGCCGACTACTCGGTGTTGCGGGTCCTGGAGTACGAAGGGCCGAAGGCGGCGCTCACCCCCACGCGCCTGGCCGACATCCTGGTGCGCACGACCGGAGGGATGACCAAGACCATCGACCGCCTCGAACGGCGCGGCGTGGTGTCCCGTGGGCCCGACCCCACCGACCGTCGAGGCGTGCTGGTGCGCCTCACCCCCCGAGGCCGCCGCCTGTGCCAGCGGGCGTCCGACGCCTACGCCGTCGGTCGCCAACGCATCCTGGCCGGCCTCGACGACGACGAGATCGAACGTATCGACACCGCCTTGCGCCACCTGGTCGCCGTCTTCGAACAGGACCGGCGCGACCGCACCTGA
- the aztB gene encoding zinc ABC transporter permease AztB, producing the protein MIDWLIEPFELGFQQRALMGGALAGVISAVVGTWLVLRGMSFFGDAFVHGVVPGIAAAVVLDVNPVLGAVVAAAVMVAGIELVNRQTALREDTAIGLLFVGMLALGVVIISSSNAYTGDLTAILFGDALGVTTGDLVGQAIAGVVVLAVSLVLYRPLLALCFDGRKAELLGLHPRRAHGVLLVMIAAAVIASYQSVGTLLVFGLLIGPPATAALVARTVRSMMALATAIALVSVWFGLVLSYHLGTAGSATMALVPIVVFFVTLFVTRVRAAWQRRSVRA; encoded by the coding sequence ATGATCGACTGGCTGATCGAACCGTTCGAGCTCGGCTTCCAGCAGCGCGCCCTCATGGGGGGCGCGCTGGCGGGGGTCATCTCGGCGGTCGTGGGTACGTGGCTGGTGCTGCGGGGCATGAGCTTCTTCGGGGACGCGTTCGTCCACGGGGTCGTGCCCGGGATCGCGGCGGCCGTGGTGCTCGATGTGAACCCGGTGCTGGGTGCCGTGGTCGCGGCGGCCGTGATGGTGGCCGGCATCGAGCTGGTCAACCGCCAGACCGCCCTACGGGAGGACACCGCCATCGGGCTGTTGTTCGTGGGGATGCTGGCGCTCGGCGTGGTCATCATCTCCAGCTCCAACGCCTACACGGGCGACCTCACCGCCATCCTCTTCGGTGATGCGCTCGGGGTCACCACGGGCGACCTGGTGGGCCAGGCCATCGCCGGCGTGGTGGTGCTCGCCGTGTCGCTGGTCCTCTATCGGCCGTTGCTGGCGCTGTGCTTCGACGGCCGCAAGGCCGAGTTGCTGGGGCTGCATCCCCGACGCGCTCACGGCGTGCTGCTGGTCATGATCGCCGCCGCGGTGATCGCCAGCTACCAGTCGGTCGGCACGCTGCTGGTGTTCGGCCTGTTGATCGGCCCACCGGCCACCGCCGCCCTCGTGGCTCGCACCGTGCGGTCGATGATGGCGTTGGCCACCGCCATCGCCCTCGTCTCCGTCTGGTTCGGGCTGGTCCTCAGCTACCACCTGGGCACCGCCGGATCGGCGACGATGGCGCTCGTGCCGATCGTGGTCTTCTTCGTCACCCTCTTCGTCACCCGGGTGCGGGCGGCGTGGCAGCGCCGGTCGGTGCGGGCATGA
- a CDS encoding metal ABC transporter substrate-binding protein: MRFSPTPRSRPTTHASPSRKGGRRRALIGLGAATALLAAACGSDDGGAAGAADGAGGGGGGVTVVATTTMLGDVTGAIVECAGGQVTTLMSPGVDPHDFAASSAQVAELVRADLVVANGLGLEGALQNAMEGAEADGATVFEVAPLVDPIAYDDHDDHADDHSDDHSDEVAAGDEHDDHADDHADEHADEVAAGDEHDDHADDHAEGVAGDDHGEEVPVADDDHGDEGDHDHGDEDPHFWQDVARMATAVELIGAELAEVSNDPEAFVACGEQVAEDLRALDAEVRALLETVPEDQRVLITDHDAFGYLADAYGFEIAGVVVPGGSTQAAASSQELADLVEVVSAEGVSAIFSNATLSSSLVDALSAEVGDDVDVVELYVDSLGPEGSGADTYAGMMRTNAERIAAALGG, translated from the coding sequence ATGCGCTTCTCGCCGACGCCACGCAGCCGCCCCACGACCCACGCCTCCCCCTCCCGGAAGGGGGGCCGCCGGCGTGCCCTCATCGGGCTGGGCGCCGCCACCGCACTGTTGGCCGCGGCCTGTGGGTCCGACGACGGCGGGGCGGCCGGCGCTGCCGACGGGGCCGGCGGCGGGGGCGGGGGCGTGACGGTCGTGGCGACCACGACGATGCTGGGCGACGTCACGGGCGCCATCGTCGAGTGCGCGGGCGGCCAGGTGACCACGCTGATGAGCCCGGGCGTCGACCCCCACGACTTCGCGGCGTCGTCGGCCCAGGTGGCGGAGCTGGTGCGGGCCGACCTGGTGGTGGCCAACGGCCTCGGCCTGGAAGGGGCCCTGCAGAACGCCATGGAAGGGGCCGAGGCCGACGGCGCGACGGTCTTCGAGGTGGCCCCGCTCGTCGACCCCATCGCCTACGACGACCACGATGATCACGCCGACGACCACTCCGACGACCACTCCGACGAGGTCGCGGCGGGCGACGAGCACGATGATCACGCCGACGACCACGCCGACGAGCACGCCGACGAGGTCGCGGCGGGCGACGAGCACGATGATCACGCCGACGACCACGCCGAAGGGGTCGCGGGCGACGACCACGGCGAGGAGGTGCCGGTGGCCGACGACGACCACGGGGACGAGGGCGACCACGACCACGGGGACGAGGATCCCCACTTCTGGCAGGACGTGGCCCGCATGGCCACCGCGGTCGAGCTCATCGGGGCCGAGCTGGCCGAGGTCAGCAACGACCCGGAGGCCTTCGTGGCCTGCGGCGAGCAGGTGGCCGAGGACCTCCGGGCGCTCGACGCCGAGGTGAGGGCGCTGCTCGAGACGGTCCCCGAGGATCAGCGGGTGCTCATCACCGACCACGACGCGTTCGGCTACCTGGCGGACGCCTACGGCTTCGAGATCGCCGGCGTGGTGGTCCCCGGTGGCTCCACGCAGGCCGCAGCCTCCTCCCAGGAGCTGGCCGATCTGGTCGAGGTGGTCTCGGCCGAGGGTGTCTCGGCCATCTTCTCCAACGCCACGCTCTCGTCGAGCCTGGTCGACGCGCTCAGCGCCGAGGTGGGTGACGACGTGGATGTGGTGGAGCTCTACGTCGACTCGCTGGGGCCCGAGGGTTCCGGCGCGGACACGTATGCGGGCATGATGCGCACCAACGCCGAGCGCATCGCTGCGGCCCTCGGAGGCTGA
- a CDS encoding TauD/TfdA dioxygenase family protein, with amino-acid sequence MTELEVRPLTTAIGAEIGGVDLRDVDDATAAAIRTALDEHLVVFFRDQRLEPADHLRFAQRMGTIDVAPFGPKHPDHPEITVLDQDAPRGQGADSWHTDNTYLPAPPLGSILRAVQLPDHGGDTLWASMYAAYEGLSPPVQQLLDGLTGVHDLTRMLRIAHSNGQASEALDAMQAQYPPQRHPVVRTNPVTGRKALFVSRNWVSRIEGLTERENEVLLPFLFEHVRDPAFQVRFSWRPGSMAMWDNRWVQHYAVADYTGTRRIMHRITLTGDVPV; translated from the coding sequence ATGACCGAGCTCGAGGTGCGACCCCTCACCACCGCCATCGGCGCCGAGATCGGCGGCGTCGACCTCCGTGACGTCGACGACGCCACCGCGGCGGCCATCCGCACCGCCCTCGACGAGCACCTGGTCGTGTTCTTCCGCGACCAGCGCCTCGAGCCCGCCGACCACCTCCGCTTCGCCCAGCGCATGGGCACCATCGACGTCGCCCCGTTCGGGCCCAAGCACCCCGACCACCCGGAGATCACCGTCCTCGACCAGGACGCCCCCCGAGGCCAAGGCGCCGACAGCTGGCACACCGACAACACCTACCTGCCCGCGCCACCGCTCGGTTCCATCCTGCGGGCGGTGCAGCTCCCCGACCACGGTGGCGACACCCTCTGGGCCAGCATGTACGCCGCCTACGAAGGCCTCTCCCCACCCGTGCAGCAGCTGCTCGACGGGCTCACCGGCGTGCACGACCTCACCCGCATGCTGCGCATCGCCCACAGCAACGGCCAGGCGAGCGAGGCGCTCGACGCCATGCAGGCGCAGTACCCGCCCCAACGTCACCCGGTCGTGCGCACCAACCCCGTCACCGGCCGCAAGGCCCTCTTCGTGAGCCGCAACTGGGTGAGCCGCATCGAGGGCCTCACCGAGCGCGAGAACGAGGTGCTGTTGCCGTTCCTCTTCGAGCACGTGCGCGACCCGGCGTTCCAGGTCCGCTTCTCGTGGCGCCCCGGGTCGATGGCCATGTGGGACAACCGGTGGGTCCAGCACTACGCCGTGGCCGACTACACGGGCACGCGTCGCATCATGCACCGCATCACCCTCACCGGCGACGTGCCCGTCTGA
- a CDS encoding heavy metal translocating P-type ATPase: MDHSAEVGDAVDETGHADEAPSAAHRSQDEQRGHGGHDQHGGHDKHAGHDPEMFRRRFWVSLVLTAPLVVTSQMVMDWFGYELSFPGLSWVGPTLGSVVFFWGGWPFLVGAGREIRDRQPGMMLLIGMAITVAYVASMATSVGLFDLDFWWELAALVTIMLLGHWQEMKAIGQARGALTALAELLPDDAERLLDDGGTETVVLDELRLDDVVLVRSGARVPVDGEIVDGEAEVDESMITGESRPVTKAPGDRVVAGTIATGAALRVRVTAVGDDTALAGIERMVSEAQTSSSRAQVLADRFAALLFYVATGTAVVTFLTWWALGDADDAVVRTVTVLVIACPHALGLAIPLVIAISTAVSARSGILIKDRLALERMRSIDAVLFDKTGTLTKGAHVVTGVAAARGRTEDEVLALAGAVERDSEHPLARAITERAAEVGSVPEASDFRSHAGRGVEATVDGTRYAVGGPTLLREAGAEVPDDLDATVAEWTARGAAVLHLLAGDEVLGVFALEDEVRPEAREAVAELRQQGLEVVMITGDAQQVADAVAADLGVDRVYAEVLPEDKDGAVVELQGQGLSVAMVGDGVNDAPALARADVGLAIGAGTDVAIESAGVVLASSDPRGVSGVIRLSRATYRKMVQNLAWAAGYNIVALPLAAGVLAGVGVTLSPAVGAILMSLSTIVVALNAQLLRRVQTSL, from the coding sequence ATGGACCACAGCGCAGAGGTCGGGGACGCCGTCGACGAGACCGGGCACGCCGACGAGGCGCCGTCCGCCGCTCACCGCTCGCAGGACGAGCAGCGCGGGCACGGCGGCCACGACCAGCACGGCGGGCACGACAAGCACGCCGGGCACGACCCGGAGATGTTCCGCCGACGGTTCTGGGTCTCGCTGGTGCTCACCGCACCCCTCGTGGTGACCAGCCAGATGGTGATGGACTGGTTCGGCTACGAGCTGTCCTTCCCCGGCCTGTCGTGGGTGGGGCCGACGCTCGGCTCGGTGGTGTTCTTCTGGGGCGGCTGGCCGTTCCTGGTGGGCGCCGGGCGCGAGATCCGCGACCGACAGCCCGGCATGATGCTGCTCATCGGCATGGCCATCACCGTCGCCTACGTGGCCTCGATGGCCACCAGCGTCGGGCTCTTCGACCTCGACTTCTGGTGGGAGCTGGCCGCCCTCGTCACCATCATGTTGCTGGGCCACTGGCAGGAGATGAAGGCCATCGGCCAGGCTCGCGGCGCCCTCACCGCCCTGGCCGAGCTGCTCCCCGACGACGCCGAACGCCTTCTCGACGACGGCGGCACCGAGACGGTGGTGCTGGACGAGCTGCGCCTCGACGACGTCGTGCTCGTACGCTCCGGCGCACGGGTGCCGGTCGACGGTGAGATCGTCGACGGCGAGGCCGAGGTCGACGAGTCGATGATCACCGGCGAGTCCCGACCCGTCACCAAGGCGCCCGGCGATCGGGTGGTGGCCGGCACCATCGCCACCGGTGCCGCCCTCCGGGTGCGCGTCACCGCCGTCGGCGACGACACCGCCCTGGCCGGCATCGAACGCATGGTCTCCGAGGCGCAGACCTCCAGCAGCCGGGCCCAGGTGTTGGCCGACCGCTTCGCCGCCCTCCTCTTCTACGTGGCCACCGGCACCGCGGTCGTCACCTTCCTCACCTGGTGGGCGCTGGGCGACGCCGACGACGCCGTGGTGCGCACCGTCACCGTGCTGGTGATCGCCTGCCCTCACGCCCTCGGGCTGGCGATCCCCCTGGTGATCGCCATCTCCACCGCGGTCTCGGCCCGCTCCGGGATCTTGATCAAGGACCGCCTGGCCCTCGAGCGCATGCGCTCGATCGACGCGGTCCTCTTCGACAAGACCGGCACCCTCACCAAGGGCGCCCACGTCGTCACCGGGGTGGCGGCCGCCAGGGGCCGCACCGAGGACGAGGTGCTGGCCCTCGCCGGGGCGGTGGAGCGCGACAGCGAGCATCCTCTGGCCCGGGCCATCACCGAGCGCGCCGCCGAGGTCGGGTCGGTGCCCGAGGCCTCCGACTTCCGGTCCCACGCCGGACGGGGCGTGGAGGCGACCGTCGACGGCACCCGCTACGCCGTGGGCGGGCCCACCCTGCTGCGCGAGGCCGGGGCCGAGGTCCCCGATGATCTGGACGCCACGGTGGCCGAGTGGACCGCACGCGGTGCGGCCGTGCTGCACCTGTTGGCGGGCGACGAGGTCCTCGGGGTCTTCGCCCTCGAGGACGAGGTTCGGCCCGAGGCCCGCGAGGCGGTCGCCGAGCTCCGCCAGCAGGGTCTGGAGGTGGTGATGATCACGGGTGACGCGCAACAGGTGGCCGATGCCGTCGCCGCCGACCTCGGCGTCGATCGCGTCTACGCCGAGGTGCTCCCCGAGGACAAGGACGGCGCCGTCGTCGAACTGCAGGGCCAAGGCCTCTCGGTGGCCATGGTGGGCGACGGGGTCAACGACGCCCCGGCGCTGGCCCGGGCCGACGTGGGCCTGGCCATCGGAGCCGGCACCGACGTGGCGATCGAGTCCGCCGGGGTCGTGCTCGCCTCGAGCGACCCCCGGGGTGTGTCGGGCGTGATCCGCCTGTCCCGGGCGACGTACCGCAAGATGGTGCAGAACCTGGCCTGGGCGGCCGGCTACAACATCGTCGCCCTGCCCCTCGCGGCGGGGGTGCTGGCCGGGGTGGGGGTGACGCTCTCCCCCGCCGTCGGCGCCATCCTCATGAGCCTGTCCACCATCGTCGTCGCCCTGAACGCCCAGCTGCTGCGTCGGGTCCAGACCTCGCTGTGA
- a CDS encoding cupin domain-containing protein has translation MTLLHHHFESTDWIDELARAKVDREVALAAMAAGARRKMLAEGETGLFVQYSDLPADYRIEPHTHSHGEVIVVLGGSCTVDGAEGAAPTEMGPRDSVSISADTRYGITCGPEGLTMLTIRAGEAVVTFAE, from the coding sequence ATGACGCTCCTGCACCACCACTTCGAGAGCACCGACTGGATCGACGAGTTGGCCCGGGCCAAGGTCGACCGGGAGGTGGCCCTGGCCGCCATGGCCGCCGGCGCCCGACGCAAGATGCTCGCCGAGGGCGAGACCGGCCTGTTCGTGCAGTACAGCGATCTGCCGGCCGACTACCGCATCGAGCCCCACACCCACTCCCACGGCGAGGTCATCGTGGTGCTGGGCGGGTCCTGCACGGTCGACGGCGCCGAGGGCGCCGCCCCCACCGAGATGGGCCCTCGCGACAGCGTCTCGATCTCGGCCGACACCCGCTACGGCATCACCTGCGGCCCAGAGGGCCTCACCATGCTCACCATCCGGGCCGGCGAGGCGGTCGTGACCTTCGCCGAGTGA
- a CDS encoding metal ABC transporter ATP-binding protein — translation MSEAVARAHELVVAFGATRVVEPSSFEIPVGGVTAVIGPNGSGKSTLLGAMVGLVEPAGGTLEVLGTSPHRARRRISYVLQSTEVAPGNPITVLDTVRMARYPGLGLLGRLSRHDHERVAQAMELLDITHLARRHLTELSGGQRQRVFVAQGIAQDHDALLLDEPLVGLDLVSARTIDGIIHSARDRGASVVITTHDLDEARAADHVVLMSGRVVASGPPAEVCTRRNLEVAYGLGALHPSGDFLDDHAHGPHEH, via the coding sequence ATGAGCGAGGCGGTGGCGAGAGCCCACGAGCTGGTCGTCGCTTTCGGGGCGACCCGGGTGGTGGAGCCCTCCAGCTTCGAGATCCCCGTCGGTGGGGTGACCGCGGTGATCGGTCCCAACGGCTCGGGGAAGTCCACGCTGCTGGGGGCCATGGTCGGGCTCGTCGAGCCGGCCGGGGGCACCCTCGAGGTGCTGGGCACTTCGCCGCACCGCGCCCGACGGCGGATCAGCTACGTGCTGCAGTCCACCGAGGTGGCCCCCGGCAACCCCATCACCGTCCTCGACACCGTGCGCATGGCCCGCTACCCGGGGCTGGGCCTGCTGGGACGGCTCTCCCGGCACGACCACGAGCGGGTGGCCCAGGCCATGGAGCTGCTCGACATCACCCACCTGGCGCGCCGCCACCTCACCGAGCTGTCCGGTGGCCAGCGCCAACGGGTGTTCGTGGCCCAGGGCATCGCCCAGGACCACGACGCGTTGTTGCTCGACGAGCCGCTCGTCGGGCTCGACCTGGTGTCAGCGCGCACCATCGACGGCATCATCCACTCGGCGCGCGACCGGGGCGCGTCGGTCGTCATCACCACCCACGACCTCGACGAGGCCCGCGCCGCCGACCACGTCGTGCTCATGAGCGGTCGCGTCGTGGCCTCCGGCCCTCCGGCCGAGGTCTGCACCCGACGCAACCTCGAGGTCGCCTACGGGCTGGGTGCGCTGCACCCCTCGGGCGACTTCCTCGACGACCACGCCCACGGGCCCCACGAGCACTGA
- a CDS encoding TMEM165/GDT1 family protein, with amino-acid sequence MGPMWAALGLVFVAELGDKTQLVAMGLGARHRLAPVLVGVALAYAVTNLLSVVVGGVLGVALPTRALGIGGGVLFLGFAAWNLRDGGDDDEAEALARPGHHVVASVALAMFVAELGDKTMLATATLAAQGDPALVWIGATVGIILSGFVGVLVGRATGARLPQRAIRIGSSVLFAVFGVGLIATSL; translated from the coding sequence ATGGGACCGATGTGGGCCGCCCTGGGGCTGGTGTTCGTGGCCGAGCTGGGCGACAAGACCCAGCTGGTCGCCATGGGCCTGGGGGCACGTCACCGGCTGGCTCCCGTGCTCGTCGGGGTGGCCCTGGCCTACGCCGTCACCAACCTGTTGTCGGTCGTCGTCGGCGGGGTCCTCGGCGTGGCCCTGCCCACCCGCGCCCTCGGCATCGGGGGCGGCGTGCTGTTCCTCGGCTTCGCGGCGTGGAACCTGCGCGACGGCGGTGACGACGACGAGGCCGAGGCGCTCGCCCGGCCCGGCCACCACGTGGTGGCCTCGGTGGCGCTGGCCATGTTCGTCGCCGAGCTGGGCGACAAGACCATGCTCGCCACCGCCACCCTGGCGGCCCAGGGCGACCCGGCGCTGGTGTGGATCGGCGCCACCGTCGGCATCATCCTCAGCGGCTTCGTCGGGGTGCTGGTCGGCCGGGCCACGGGCGCGAGGCTCCCGCAGCGCGCCATCCGCATCGGCTCCTCCGTGCTCTTCGCCGTCTTCGGCGTGGGGCTGATCGCCACCAGCCTCTGA
- a CDS encoding N-acyl-D-amino-acid deacylase family protein, which yields MAEEEFDLIVRGGMLVDGTGTSRRRVDVGVRHGKVAEIGRLDGRSAREEIDAEGLVVAPGIVDAHTHYDPQVTFDPVAAMSSYHGVTTVLAGNCGFSVAPTRTSDRAYVQALFAKVEQMHPSAMDAIDWDFETFGEYLAAREGRLGVNLACYIGHSNVRRWVMGDDGSSRPATPAEVEAMAQVVADAMAAGAAGLSSSHAPSHLDGDDRPVASRLADHDELLALAGAAGRAGPGTIAYLPESAIGGITPDDEDLLIELGRRSGLPVVIQGLGGRNKVDAPTATWDRAQAFLQRARAAGAPVYSILIARPPDRPLRIDENCFHYLSVPSWGAMLALPHDERVALLRDPAARDELRHAVENYNRDPDQGTTTPPPLWTTVTVAHVALPEHEKLVGRTIADLAAESGEAPADVMLDLALAEDLATEFRWSWETDEWAAAVAEAQLDPHMLIGTSDGGAHLARDDGADWSSWFLRHWVLDRGVWSLEEGIRQITGYPAALLGLADRGTVEVGKWADLFLFDPDTIDAGRKEFVRDLPGGAGRFKAWPIGVRATIVNGVPVIVDDVPTGATPGQVARPSREVPA from the coding sequence ATGGCCGAGGAAGAGTTCGATCTGATCGTGCGGGGAGGGATGCTGGTCGACGGCACCGGCACCTCCCGTCGCCGCGTCGACGTGGGCGTCCGGCACGGGAAGGTGGCCGAGATCGGCCGTCTCGACGGGCGCTCGGCTCGCGAGGAGATCGATGCCGAGGGGCTGGTGGTGGCGCCGGGCATCGTCGACGCCCACACCCACTACGACCCCCAGGTCACCTTCGATCCCGTGGCCGCCATGTCCTCCTACCACGGGGTCACCACCGTGCTCGCCGGCAACTGCGGCTTCTCGGTGGCCCCCACGCGGACGTCCGACCGGGCCTACGTCCAGGCCCTGTTCGCCAAGGTCGAGCAGATGCACCCGAGCGCCATGGACGCCATCGACTGGGACTTCGAGACCTTCGGCGAGTACCTGGCCGCCCGTGAGGGGCGCCTCGGGGTGAACCTGGCCTGCTACATCGGCCACTCCAACGTGCGCCGGTGGGTGATGGGCGACGACGGCTCGAGTCGGCCGGCCACCCCCGCCGAGGTCGAGGCCATGGCCCAGGTCGTGGCCGACGCCATGGCGGCCGGCGCCGCCGGGCTCTCCTCCTCGCACGCGCCCAGCCACCTCGACGGCGACGACCGGCCGGTCGCCTCCCGGCTGGCGGACCACGACGAGCTGCTGGCCCTGGCCGGGGCCGCCGGTCGGGCCGGCCCCGGCACCATCGCCTACCTGCCCGAGAGCGCGATCGGGGGGATCACGCCCGACGACGAGGACCTCCTCATCGAGCTCGGTCGGCGCAGCGGGCTGCCGGTGGTCATCCAGGGGCTCGGCGGCCGCAACAAGGTCGACGCGCCCACGGCCACCTGGGATCGGGCCCAGGCCTTCCTCCAGCGGGCCCGTGCCGCCGGCGCACCGGTGTACTCCATCCTCATCGCCCGGCCTCCCGACCGTCCCCTGCGCATCGACGAGAACTGCTTCCACTACCTCTCGGTGCCCTCGTGGGGGGCCATGCTGGCCCTGCCCCACGACGAACGGGTGGCCCTGCTGCGCGACCCTGCCGCCCGCGACGAGCTGCGCCACGCGGTCGAGAACTACAACCGCGACCCCGACCAGGGCACCACCACCCCGCCGCCGCTGTGGACCACGGTCACCGTGGCCCACGTCGCCCTCCCCGAACACGAGAAGCTCGTCGGCCGCACCATCGCCGACCTGGCCGCCGAGTCGGGCGAGGCGCCCGCCGACGTCATGCTCGACCTGGCCCTGGCGGAAGACCTGGCCACGGAGTTCCGCTGGAGCTGGGAGACCGACGAGTGGGCGGCGGCGGTGGCCGAGGCCCAGCTCGACCCCCACATGCTCATCGGCACCTCCGACGGCGGCGCCCACCTCGCCCGCGACGACGGCGCCGACTGGAGCTCGTGGTTCCTGCGCCACTGGGTGCTCGACCGTGGGGTGTGGTCGCTCGAGGAGGGGATCCGCCAGATCACCGGCTACCCCGCCGCCCTGCTGGGCCTCGCCGACCGGGGCACGGTGGAGGTGGGCAAGTGGGCCGACCTGTTCCTCTTCGATCCCGACACCATCGACGCCGGTCGCAAGGAGTTCGTGCGCGACCTGCCCGGCGGCGCCGGCCGGTTCAAGGCCTGGCCAATCGGCGTGCGGGCCACCATCGTCAACGGGGTGCCGGTCATCGTCGACGACGTGCCCACCGGCGCCACGCCCGGGCAGGTGGCCCGGCCGTCACGGGAGGTGCCGGCATGA